A genomic stretch from Microtus pennsylvanicus isolate mMicPen1 chromosome 9, mMicPen1.hap1, whole genome shotgun sequence includes:
- the Mfap3l gene encoding microfibrillar-associated protein 3-like isoform X1, giving the protein MDLLKNHPTVCLPPSVPFLILVSTLATAKTITNSTFNGTDVVLGSVPVIVAKTDHIIVKEGSSALINCSVHGVPDLGFKWYNSVGKLLREGDDDKERGGGKIHGNYEVYSVQGKWQMLDGGLLNITKVSFSDRGRYTCVASNIYGTVNNTVTLRVIFTSGDMGVYYMVVCLVAFTIVMILNITRLCMMSSHLKKTEKAINEFFRTEGAEKLQKAFEIAKRIPIITSAKTLELAKVTQFKTMEFARYIEELARSVPLPPLIMNCRTIMEEIMEVVGLEEQGQNFVRHTPEGQEATDRDEVYTIPNSLKRSDSPTADSDASSLPEQPPQQIAIKVSVHPQARKDHVDDQEGGQFEVRDEEETEPSEEHSPETAEPSTDITTTELTSEEASPVEAPERGLPPAHLEMPEPAVTCDKNTCIVYESHV; this is encoded by the exons ATGGACCTACTGAAGAACCATCCGACTGTGTGCTTACCACCTTCTGTGCCCTTCTTAATCCTAGTCTCCACTCTAGCAACTGCTAAGACTATCACCAACAGCACTTTCAATGGCACGGACGTGGTCTTGGGCTCTGTGCCTGTAATCGTTGCCAAAACTGACCACATCATAGTCAAGGAGGGGAGCAGTGCCTTGATTAACTGCAGTGTTCATGGCGTCCCCGACCTAGGATTTAAGTGGTATAATTCTGTTGGCAAGCTATTGAGAGAAGGTGACGATgacaaggagagaggaggag gaaaaatacatggaaattaCGAAGTATATTCTGTGCAGG GAAAATGGCAAATGCTGGATGGTGGCCTCCTGAACATCACCAAGGTGTCTTTCTCAGACAGAGGGAGGTACACGTGTGTGGCGTCTAACATCTACGGCACCGTAAACAACACGGTGACCCTGAGAGTCATCTTTACCTCCGGAGACATGGGCGTGTACTACATGGTGGTGTGCCTCGTGGCCTTCACCATCGTCATGATCCTCAACATCACCCGCCTGTGTATGATGAGCAGTCACCTGAAGAAGACTGAGAAAGCCATCAATGAGTTCTTTAGGACAGAAGGCGCCGAGAAGCTGCAGAAGGCGTTTGAGATTGCCAAGCGCATCCCCATTATCACCTCAGCCAAAACTCTAGAACTTGCCAAAGTGACCCAGTTCAAAACCATGGAATTTGCCCGGTACATCGAAGAGCTTGCCAGAAGCGTGCCCTTGCCTCCCCTCATCATGAACTGCAGGACGATCATGGAGGAGATCATGGAAGTGGTCGGGCTAGAGGAGCAGGGGCAGAATTTTGTGAGGCATACCCCGGAAGGCCAGGAAGCCACAGACAGGGATGAGGTTTACACAATCCCCAACTCCCTGAAGCGAAGCGACTCCCCTACCGCCGACTCGGATGCTTCGTCGCTGCCTGAACAGCCCCCTCAGCAGATTGCCATCAAGGTTTCGGTTCACCCCCAGGCCAGAAAGGATCATGTGGATGACCAGGAGGGTGGGCAGTTTGAGGTCAGAGATGAAGAGGAGACAGAACCATCCGAGGAACATTCCCCAGAGACTGCGGAGCCATCCACAGACATAACGACCACGGAGCTGACGTCTGAAGAGGCATCGCCTGTCGAGGCACCAGAGCGAGGACTGCCACCAGCACACCTGGAAATGCCAGAACCAGCAGTGACATGTGACAAAAACACCTGCATTGTTTATGAAAGCCATGTCTAA
- the Mfap3l gene encoding microfibrillar-associated protein 3-like isoform X2 — translation MDLLKNHPTVCLPPSVPFLILVSTLATAKTITNSTFNGTDVVLGSVPVIVAKTDHIIVKEGSSALINCSVHGVPDLGFKWYNSVGKLLREGDDDKERGGGKWQMLDGGLLNITKVSFSDRGRYTCVASNIYGTVNNTVTLRVIFTSGDMGVYYMVVCLVAFTIVMILNITRLCMMSSHLKKTEKAINEFFRTEGAEKLQKAFEIAKRIPIITSAKTLELAKVTQFKTMEFARYIEELARSVPLPPLIMNCRTIMEEIMEVVGLEEQGQNFVRHTPEGQEATDRDEVYTIPNSLKRSDSPTADSDASSLPEQPPQQIAIKVSVHPQARKDHVDDQEGGQFEVRDEEETEPSEEHSPETAEPSTDITTTELTSEEASPVEAPERGLPPAHLEMPEPAVTCDKNTCIVYESHV, via the exons ATGGACCTACTGAAGAACCATCCGACTGTGTGCTTACCACCTTCTGTGCCCTTCTTAATCCTAGTCTCCACTCTAGCAACTGCTAAGACTATCACCAACAGCACTTTCAATGGCACGGACGTGGTCTTGGGCTCTGTGCCTGTAATCGTTGCCAAAACTGACCACATCATAGTCAAGGAGGGGAGCAGTGCCTTGATTAACTGCAGTGTTCATGGCGTCCCCGACCTAGGATTTAAGTGGTATAATTCTGTTGGCAAGCTATTGAGAGAAGGTGACGATgacaaggagagaggaggag GAAAATGGCAAATGCTGGATGGTGGCCTCCTGAACATCACCAAGGTGTCTTTCTCAGACAGAGGGAGGTACACGTGTGTGGCGTCTAACATCTACGGCACCGTAAACAACACGGTGACCCTGAGAGTCATCTTTACCTCCGGAGACATGGGCGTGTACTACATGGTGGTGTGCCTCGTGGCCTTCACCATCGTCATGATCCTCAACATCACCCGCCTGTGTATGATGAGCAGTCACCTGAAGAAGACTGAGAAAGCCATCAATGAGTTCTTTAGGACAGAAGGCGCCGAGAAGCTGCAGAAGGCGTTTGAGATTGCCAAGCGCATCCCCATTATCACCTCAGCCAAAACTCTAGAACTTGCCAAAGTGACCCAGTTCAAAACCATGGAATTTGCCCGGTACATCGAAGAGCTTGCCAGAAGCGTGCCCTTGCCTCCCCTCATCATGAACTGCAGGACGATCATGGAGGAGATCATGGAAGTGGTCGGGCTAGAGGAGCAGGGGCAGAATTTTGTGAGGCATACCCCGGAAGGCCAGGAAGCCACAGACAGGGATGAGGTTTACACAATCCCCAACTCCCTGAAGCGAAGCGACTCCCCTACCGCCGACTCGGATGCTTCGTCGCTGCCTGAACAGCCCCCTCAGCAGATTGCCATCAAGGTTTCGGTTCACCCCCAGGCCAGAAAGGATCATGTGGATGACCAGGAGGGTGGGCAGTTTGAGGTCAGAGATGAAGAGGAGACAGAACCATCCGAGGAACATTCCCCAGAGACTGCGGAGCCATCCACAGACATAACGACCACGGAGCTGACGTCTGAAGAGGCATCGCCTGTCGAGGCACCAGAGCGAGGACTGCCACCAGCACACCTGGAAATGCCAGAACCAGCAGTGACATGTGACAAAAACACCTGCATTGTTTATGAAAGCCATGTCTAA